CAGCCTGGCGCTGCTGGCCTGGCAGGAATACGGCGACGCGACGGCCTGGCGGGTCATCGCGGAGGCGAACGACATCGACGACCCGATGACGCTCATGCCCGGAACCGAACTCGTGGTGCCGGCACTGAGCGACGCGGGCGCTGAGGAGGAACAGTGACAGGCGGGGCACGGGACGGCCGGTCCTTCGCGGCGGACCCCATCGTGGAGGCGCCGAGCGAGCTTCCGCCGGTCTGGGCCGCCCAGCTGGTGAGCTGTGTGGTCGACGAGAACGTGGGCCTGCCGGACGCGGCGGTGCTCACCTTCCGCGACCCCGACCACGAGTTCCTGAAGAAGACCGGCATCACCATCGGCACCCCGCTCAAGGTCTCGGTGATGACCGTGACCGGGCAGGCCCGGGAGCGGCTGTTCAACGGTGAGGTGACCGCGCTGGAGGTGGACCGGGACCGCACGGGCTCGTTCACGGTGGTGCGCGCCTATTCGAAGGCACACCGACTGCAGCGGGGCCGGAAGGTGGTGGCGTACCGGAACATGACCGCGTCGGCGATCGTCCGCAAGGTGGCCGCCGGGGCCGGGCTGGCCTGCGGCACCGTGCAGGCCGCGCCGGTCACCTACCAGCAGCTCTCCCAGGCGAACGTGTCCGACTGGGACTTCCTGCAGTTTCTGGCCGCCGAGAGCGGCGCGCAGGTCCGTGTCGACGACAAGGGGCTGCTGCAGTTCACCAAGCCGACGAAGGCGGCCGGCGCGCCCGCGCCGTCGACCTCGGCCGCCAAGAACCCGATGGTGCTGGAGTACGGCCGCAACCTGCTGGCGCTACGGGCCTCCCTGTCGGCCGCCGACGGTGCGCAGCAGGTGGAGGTGCGCGGCTGGGACGTCACCACGAAGCGGCCGCTGGTCGCCAGGATGCCGTCGGTGAACAGCGACACGCTGGTGCCGGGTCTGAGTCCGGCGCTCGCCGCCCGGTTCGGCAAGGCGTCGAAGCTGACCGTCACCGACACCCCGTACCGCACTCAGGCCGAGACGAAGGCGGTCGCGGACGCGGTGGCCGACCAGGTCAGCGCGGGCTTCGGCGAGCTGGAGGTGGTGGCCGAGGGCAACCCCCTGCTGCGGGCCGGCAAGCCCGTGGCGCTCGGCAACGTCGGGCAGGCGTTCTCCGGCAAGTACACGGCGACCGCGGTGCAGCACATCCTCGAACCGGACGGCGGATACCGCACGACGGTGTGGGTCAGCGCCAGCCCCGACCGCTCCCTGACCGGCCTGGTGACCGGCGCCAACGCACCGTCCCGCGGCCCGCGCATTCCGGGCCTGGCGATCGGCGTGGTGACGGACGTCCGCGAGCCGGGCGGCGCCCAGAGCGGCGGGGTGAAGCTGAAGTTCCCCTGGCTGGACGACACGTACACCACCGACTGGGTGCGCACCGTGCAGTGGGGCGGCAAGGGCGGCGGAGGCGTCGTCAGCCCCGAGGTCAACGACGAGGTCCTGGTCGGCTTCGAACAGGGCCTGCTGGACAGCCCGTACGTCATCGGCGGGCTCTACAACGGCGTCGACAGGCCCTCGCCCCACAAGGACCCGCTGATCGACAAGACGACGGGCAAGGTCAACCGCCGCTCCATCGTGTTGCGTTCGGGGCACCGGCTGGAGCTGCTGGACACGAGGGCACCGGGCCAGTCCGGGCTCAGGCTCGCATCCGCCGACGAGCGTCTCGAAATAAAGGTCGACCAACGGCGGGGCCAGATCGAGCTGACGGTGTACGCCGGCAAGGGCGGCGTCCGCCCCCTCACCTCCGTCCTGCTGGACAAGAAGGGCATCACCCTGGACGCGCGGCAGGGCGACGTGAGCGTGTCCGGCCGGAACGTGGACATCCAGGGCAGGGTCGGGGTGACGGTCGGCGGCCGCAAGGTGGACATCAGCGGCACGAGCGTGAACGTCACCGGCCGCACGGGGGTCACCGTCGACGGCGGCCTGCTCGGCATCCTCAAGGCCAAGATGATCAAGATCAACTGACCCCCGACCTTCACCTTCCCAAGGAGGACCGCATGCCCATGGCTGCACGTACCGGTGACCAGACCAGCCACGGCGGCACGGTCGGCACCCCGCCGCCCGCCGCCGCCAGGTCGGTGGCGACCGTGTGGATCGGCGGCAAGCCCGCCGCCGTCGTGGGCAGCCTCGTCGTCTGCCCGATCCCGCCACACGCGCTCCTCGGACCGGCCAACGTGATCAAGCCCGACCCGAGCTCGCTCGCCAAGGGCCAGGTTCTCATCGGCGGCCTGCCGGCCGCCCGCCAGCGCGACCAGTCCACGTGCGGCGCGATGATCGTGATAGGCGCCCCGAACGTCCTGATCGGGGGCGTGTGATGAGCGGCGCTCCGACCCTGCCCGGCAGCTTGAACGTCGTGATCGGGGGGCGTGTGATGAGCGAGCGGTTCATTCGGAGTGGCTGTCTGTTCCGGCTGCGGGGCGGGTATCCCGCGTGCGGCGGCGTGGTTCTGCCGGGTGCCCCGAACTTCCTGATCGGGGGCGTGTGATGAGCGTGTGGTTCATTCGGCGTGGCTCTCTGCTCCGGCTTCGGGGCGTGCACCTCACGTGCGGCGCCGTGGTTCTGCCCGGCGTCCCGAACGTCGTGACCGGGGGCGTGTGATGAGCGAGCGGTTCATTCGGAGTGGCTGTCTGTTCCGGCTGAGGGGCGTGCACCTCACGTTCGGCGCCGTGGTTCTGCCTGGCAGCTTGAACGTCGTGACCGGGGGCGTGTGATGAGCGAGCGGTTCATTCGGCGTGGCTCTCTGCTCCGGCTTCGGGGCAGGCACCTCACGTGCGGCGCCGTGGTTCTGCCCGGCGCCCCGAACGTCCCGACCGGAGGTGCGTGATGAGCGAGCGGTTCATCGGCCGTGGGTGGGGGTTTCCGCTGCGGGTCGGGCCGACCGGGGGGATCGCCATGGTCGAGCGGGAGCGGGAGATCGAGGAGGCGATCCGGCTGGTGCTCGGCACCGCGCCGGGCGAGCGCCCCATGCGCCCCGAGTTCGGCTGCGGCATCCACGACTACGTCTTCGCCCCCGGCGACGGCGCCACCGCCGGACGTATCGCGCAGCAGGTGCGCGAGGCCCTGGAGCGGTGGGAGCCGCGCATCGCGGTGGAGGACGTGATCGTCGCCTTCGACGCCATCGAGGACGGCACCCTCTACATCGACGTGCACTACACCCTGCGCTCCACCAACGACCGGCGCAACCTGGTCTTTCCCTTCTACACGATCCCCTCCGAGGAGGGGGCCGAGGAATTGGTCGCGGACTGATGGCCCTGCCCTCCCCCAACCTGGACGACCGACGGTTCCAGCAACTCGTCGACGAGGCGAAGCGGTATGTGCAGCAGCGCACGCCGGAGTGGACCGACCACAACGTCTCCGACCCGGGCGTCACCCTGATCGAGACGTTCGCCTACATGGTGGACCAGCTGCTGTACCGGCTGAACCGCGTCCCGGACAAGAACTACACCGCGTTCCTGGACCTGCTGGGCATCAGCCTGTTCCCGCCCGCCGCCGCCTCGGCCGATGTCGACTTCTGGCTGTCGGCGCCGCAGCCCGACACCGTCGCGCTGCCCGCCGGCACCGAGGTGACCACCGCGGGCGGCGAGAGCGACGAGCCCGTGGTGTTCGCGACCACGGACGAACTGCGCATCGTGCCCAGCGAGTTGACCCGCCTGGTGACCGCGCCCAGGACCGGTGAGCAGACCGACATGACCGGCACGCTCACCGAAGGCCACGACATCCCCTGCTTCCAGGCCGCACCGGAGCCGGGCGACGCGCTGCTGTTCGGCCTGCCGACGGCGGTGCCGCGGTGCATCGTCGCGGTGCGCCTGGACAGCCGCGTCGAGGGCGTCGGCGTGGACCCGCGCCAGCCCCCGCTGGTGTGGGAGGCCTGGGACGGCGGCGGCTGGCAGCTGTGCGAGACCAGCACGGACACCACCGGCGGTCTGAACCGCCCCGGCGAGGTCACCGTGCACGTACCGGCCGGGCACACCGCGTCGGTGATCGGCGGGACCCGGGCCGGCTGGCTGCGCTGCCGGGTCACCGAGGCGGAGCCGGGGCAGCCGTTCTACTCGGAGTCCCCGACGGTGCGCGAGGCGGAGGTGTTCACCGTCGGCGGCACCATGTCCGTCGAGCACGCCGAGACCGTGACCGGCGTACCGCTCGGCACCTCGGAGGGCGTCGCGGGACAGACGTTCCGGCTCGGCCGCCCGCCGGTCCTCCTCGACGGCGAGCCCCCGGTGGTGGAGGTGTCCTCGGCCGAGGGCTGGCAACGCTGGGACGTGGTCGACCACTTCGGCCGCTCCGGCCCCGCCGACCGGCACGTCCGCGTGGACGCCACCAACGGGGAGTTCGCCTTCCCGCCGGTGCTGCGCGAACCGGACGGCACGCTGCGGCAGTGCGGCGCCGTACCGCCCAAGGGTGCCCAGATACGCGTGGCCCGCTACCGCACCGGCGGCGGCCTCGCGGGCAACGTCGCCCGCGGCGCGATCTCCGTGCTGCTCAGCTCCGTTCCGTACATCGCCCAGGTCACCAACCGGGAGGCGGCACGCGGCGGTGTCGCGGGCGAGACGGTGGAGAACGCCAAGCTGCGGGCGCCGGAAGTGCTGCGCATGCAGGAGCGCGCCGTGACCGCCGAGGACTACGAGATCATCAGCCGCCAGGCCGCGCCCTCGGTACGCCGGGTCCGCTGTCTGGCCGCGGCCGAGGAACCGGGCGCTGTACGGGTCCTCGTCGTCCCGGACGCCGTGGCCGACGAGGGCGACGACCGCCTCCGCTTCGAGCAGCTGATCCCCTCCGACCAGGTGCTGGAGGCCATCACCTCGAGCCTCGACGAACGCCGCCTCATCGGCACCCGCCTCGTCGTCGAGCCGCCCGTCTACCAGGGCGTCACCGTGGTCGCCCGGCTCGCGACGGCCGCCACCGACACCGACCGCGTCCGCGACGCCGCCCTCGACGCCCTGTTCCGCCACCTCAACCCGCTGAGCGGCGGCCCGGACGGCACCGGCTGGCCCTTCGGCCGACCCGTCCAGTACGGCGAGATCTTCGGCATCCTCCAACGCGCCACCGGCAACGCCCTCGTCGAGGAGATCCGCCTGTTCCCCGCCGATCCCATCACCGGCCGCCGCGGCGCCCCGGCAGACCGCATCGACGTGGCCGCGGGCGCGCTCGTCTTCTCCTACCAGCACCAGGTGGTCGTGACGGCGATGGACGGGGAGGGACGGGGATGAGCGGGGATGCCGTGGCCGATACCGCCGTAGAGCCGGAGGTGCGGGGATGAGCCGCGCCGCCGTACCCGGCCTGCCGAGCCGCTTCCCCATCGGTGAGCAACTGCCCGCGCTGTACGCCAACGACGACTTCGCGCAGCGCTTCACCGCCGGCCTCGACACCGTCCTCGCCCCGGTGTTCGCGACCCTCGACAACCTGACCGCGTACCTCGACCCCCGGGTCGCCCCCGTCGACTTCCTGGCCTGGCTGGCGTCGTGGGTGGGCGCCGCCGACGACCCCCAGTGGCCCGTGGAGCTGCGCCGCGAGGCGGTCGTCCGTGCGGTGGAGCTGCACCGGTGGCGCGGCACGAGACGCGGCCTGTCCGAGGCCCTGCGTCTCGCGCTCGGCGCGCACTGCGACGTGACCGGCGACGGTGGTTCGTGGTGGTCGAACACCGCGGGCACCGAGCTGCCGCCCCCGCCCGCCGCCGAGATCCTGGTCCGGGTCTGGCCGGGCCGCGAGGCGCGGGTGGACCCGGTCAGGGTCCGCGAGATCGTCCGGGTCATGTGCCCGGTGCACACGGCATTCCGGGTGGAGGTCCTCCCCGGCCCGCCCGCCGACGAAGGGAGGTGACGCCATGCGTGCATGTCCCGCGTGCGGGGCGTCCAACGGCTCGACGGACGACTTCTGCGGCAACTGCGGCGCGTACTTGGGCTGGTCGGAACCGGCTGCTCCGACCCCGAGCGCACCCTCACCGACGCCACCGGAGCAGTCGCCGCCGACCGCACCGCCGGAGCCCGCCGCACCCCCGGAGCCTCCGGCACCCGCGCCCGCCTCACCCCCGCCGGGCGAGCCCGAGTCCGCCGCACCTCCCCGCCCCTCGTCGTTCCGCGCCCGGCTGACCGGCATCGGCCGCGGCGAGCCGGGGAGGCCGAGCACGACGCAGCCCGCGGACACCGGCTCCGGCGCCGACACGGCCCCCACTACCGACCCCGGCCAGGACGAGCCCAGGAACTCCCCAGCTCGGTCCGGGCCGGACGAGGTCCGCACCGGGCCCGCCGCCCCGGCGCACGGCTCGCCCACGAACGGGACGACCGCTGACCCCAGCGGTGAGCCGCCGGCCGAACCGACCGGCGGCTCCACCAGTGAAACGACCGGCGCCGACGAGCCCCGCCGCACCGACGACGCTCCCCCCGCCACCCCACCCGTTCCTCCAACGGCACCCGCTCCACCCGCCCAGAGCATCCCCCGCCCCCGCACCCCCGCCGCCTCCGAGTCACCGGACCCGGACGCCATCGTGCCCGTCCGCCCCGCGAAGCCCGTGGCCGCGCGTCCCGTCGTACGGCCCGTGGCCGCGCCGGACGAAGGGGCGGGAGTGCCCTGTCCGGCGTGTGGCACGCCGAATCTGCCGGAGCGCCGGTTCTGCCGACGCTGTGCCGCCGAGTTGAAGCCCACGGCGAAGGCCGCGCCGCTGCCGTGGTGGCGGACCGTGTGGCCGTTCCGGCGCCGGGTGCGGGCGAGTTCGGGCGGGATGACGCGGTTCCTGGTGATCCTGCTCGTGGTGCTGGCGCTGTGCGCGGGCGGCTTCCTGCTGATGCCGGCCGGACGCGCCCTGATCGAGGACACCCGGGACAAGCTGGGCAAGGCCAAGCCCGTGACGCCGGCCAGCACCGAGGCGAGCGCATCGGTGCCGGGGCACCCGGCGAAGAACACCACGGACGGGCTGAGCAACCGCTACTGGGGCGCGCCCGCGACGGGTGCCTCGGTGACGTACACCTTCCGCAAGCCGTTCCGGCTGGTCGACGTGATCATCACCAACGGCGCGTCCAAGGAGCCGCAGAAGTACGCCCTCCAGGCGCGCGCGCTCCAGGTGGACCTGGAGGTGACGGCGGAGGACGGCACCACGCACAAGAAGGAACTCACCCTCAGCGACAAGCCGGGCGACCAGACGATCGCCACCGGGTACAGCGATGTGCGGAAGGTGCGGCTGGTGCTGCGTTCCGCCGTCGGACTCGCCCAGGGCCGTCATCTGGCCCTGGCGGAGGTGGAGTTCTTCCAGCGGAGCTGACGCGCGGGGGGCGGGCGGGCAGGCGGGCGGGCAGGCACGCAGGCGGGCGCGGGGCCCGCCCGCCGGTGCGGCTACGGCCGTGTCTGCTTGGGCCCCTTCAAGGTGTCGGCGGCGTGCTTGGGTCCCCGGGACGAGAACTGGCCGACGAGTTCACGGAAACAGACCAGGGCGGTGATCGGCGGAATCCCGACGATGACCATCGCGAGCAGAGAATGCGGGGACTGGCCGATGCACAGGGCGACCGCCGTGCCGGAGGAGATCAGCATCACCACCCAGGACCGCCGGGCGGTGCGGTGCTGAACGGATGCCCGCAAGATCGATAAACCGGCCACCAGCCACGGCCCGTACACGGTGAGCGGCCACCATTGCGCCAAATTCTCGGACACCACCAGCAGGGCAATGGTGCGCAGTTGGTCATATGAATAGGAGATCGACCAGTACAGCATCGTCACCGCACACATGGTGATTATGGCCACCAAGATCGCAACGGTGATCACCCGCGGATTTCCGGTGAAGAGCTGAACCCCCGGACGGGGCCGGCGTCGATTCACCGGACGGCGTGGGCGCCGGTGGCTGTCCAGCGGGGGAGGGACGGGATCCACGCTGGGCGTCGTACTGAGCATCTGCGCCAGCTCTTGGTCCAGATCCCAGCCGTCCGACGGGATCCCGGGGTCGGAGAGCTGCCACAGGTGCTCGGCCTCGAGCGGCTGAGTGTCCTCAGGCTTCTGGGTCGTCACCGCATAGAGCAGGTTCTCGTCCTGAATCCTGTCCATTGATCACTCCTTCCTCCGGCTCAGGACGTTTCATCCAGAGTGTGAGCCTCGGGCTGGAGCGGGGACTGTGGTGGCGGTGTCAAGCCCGTCCAGCGTAGCCCGCAGATATTCACTTTTGATGCTGCTGATCGCTTCAAGGAAGTCCTCGAACAGGTCCGAGCAGTGCGGGTGAGCCTCTTCTGCATGCCTTTCCTCCCAAGTCACGTCCACCTAACGAGCGTCCCAGGGTGCAAGGCATCGGGCATTCGGGGGAATATTGGCCAGCGGCGATTATTTATGTATCGGACTAAGATTCAGAGTTACTGAAATTCTGAAGATGTAGTGATCCCCGGCAGCCGGTCCAGGATGTCGACGATCTGCCGGAACTGCTCGGCGGTCGCGGTGTGTCCGGCGTGCACGGTGTGCACGTCGAAGGGGTTGCGCGGGGTCAGCCGGTCGGCCTCGGCGATCATCCGGTCCTGCAGGGCGAGTGGGATCATCCGGTCCTCGGTGTGACGGATGAACGTGCGGGGGATACGGCCCCAAGTGTCGGCCTGGACCTGGGAGTTCTCGTTGCCGACGGTCAGCGACTCGTCGGGCTGCAGGTAGGCGAGCATCGCGTGGAACTCGGCGTCGCTCGCGTCGGCCAGCATCAGCTCCTTGAGCCCGGCCAGTGCCTCGGGGTCTGCGGTGCGGTAGTTGATCCGTACCGCGCCGATGGCCGCGGGGTCGGCGACCACCAGGGCGGCGAGGTTGCCGGCCAGGCTCGTCGACCCCTCCGGGGTGGCCAGATAGTCCTCCGGGCAGGCCAGATCCACGCAGCAGAATGCGGTGTCGTAGACGATCCGGTCGATCAGCTGGGGCACCGCGTTGCCGACCCGGTTCAGCGTCGCGCCGCCCATGCTGCCGCCGTACAGCACGACCGGGCCGAACTCGGCGACCGTACGGACCACTTGGACGGCCGCCTCGGTGTACGCGTCCAGGCCCACCCCCGCCATCGGCGACGGCCTGGTGGCCAGCGACCGAAGATCCTGCGGGCACTGGTAGTCGAGGGCGAACTGGGCGTCCGTGGCGCCGTGCCCCGGCAGGCTCACCCCGACGGTGCGGTGCCCGCGCAACGACAGCGCGTCGATGCCGCCCGGGGTGCCGCTGGCCCCGGTGACGACAACGAACGTCGTCGTGCCGCGCCTGCCGCTCCGCGCGTGCGCTGTCGTCCCGCCCGCCGCGCCCGCCGCCAGGGCGAGCCCACCGGCCGCCGCGCCCGCGCGCAAGGCGCCGCGCCTGGAAAACCTCGTCCGTGTCATGACATCGAGTAGACACGACGACGGTCTGCCGGAAGCGGTGCTTACGGCAGACCGTTCCGGGCTCTTCACCTCTTCCCGCGAGGATGCCCCGGCGCACCAGTCTGCGCACACGGACAGGCTCGGCCACCGCGCCTCCAGCGGCCCAGGGGGCGCAGGGCGTCATGGTTCGCAGACCTTCCGCGAAGTGTTCCAGGGCAGGGCTGCGGTGTCCCGTGCTGGATCAGTTGTCTGCCCGGTCGCACGCCGTCCCGGCGTGTGCCACACGGACACCGAGGTCCACGAGCAGTTGGCCGAAGCCCGGGCCGCGAGTACCGGAATGGCGGCGATCTTCTCCGCGTCCAAGTGCCCGGAGTCGCCGTACGTGAGGAACTCGAGGGGTCCGACCACGCGATACTTCCCGCGCGTCACGTGCCCGCCGCCACCTGACGGAGGCGGGCACGGCCGTGGCCGCGGCGGAAGGCCGGCCGGGTCAGCAGCCAGGCCCAACAGGCTGCCAGCAGTGGACGGATGTGTTCGGCCGCGCAGTGGGTCGCTCCGGGCACGATCCACACCGTGGTGCCGGGGCGGTCGGCCAGCCGCGTGGTGTCGGCGCGCGGTATGAACTGGTCGTGCGCGCCGTTCGCGGCCAGCAGGGGTACGCCGCTGTCCGCGCCCGGACCCAGCAGTCCCTGGCGGCGCAGCGAGAACGCGTCCAGCATGCCGTCGATCTCGGCTGCTTCCGGGAGGCTCTCCAGGCCCAGGGCGTTGCCCAGGATGCCCGGCATGCCGCACGGGAGACCGAGCACGTCGATCGGCTCCTCGGGTCCGGCGGCGCCGGTCGGCCCGCCGATGTCCACCGCCGCGTCGACCACACCGCGGACGGCGAGTTTGACCGCCCAGTGGCCGCCGAAGCTCAGACCCAGGTAGGCCACGGGTTCACCCGGGCGCCACCGCCGTATCTCGGCGACGAGCCCGGACAGCAGGCGGTCGGCGTCCGGTGCCAGCGGCCCGGGTGCCTCACCGGTGCCGGGCATGTCGACGCAGACCACGAGCAGGCCCGTCGCCAGCGCCGTCGCCACGGCCATGCGGTGCAACTCCACCTTCCACGTGTCGACTCCGCCGGAGAGCATCAGCACCCCGGGGCGGCGCGACCGGCGGCGTGCCATGAGATGGACGGGGAGGCGTACCGTCCCGCCGTCCAGCGGCACCTCCATGGTCCCGCGCGCGAAGCGAACCGGCAG
This genomic window from Streptomyces sp. DG2A-72 contains:
- a CDS encoding PAAR domain-containing protein, with the protein product MPMAARTGDQTSHGGTVGTPPPAAARSVATVWIGGKPAAVVGSLVVCPIPPHALLGPANVIKPDPSSLAKGQVLIGGLPAARQRDQSTCGAMIVIGAPNVLIGGV
- a CDS encoding DUF2637 domain-containing protein; the encoded protein is MDRIQDENLLYAVTTQKPEDTQPLEAEHLWQLSDPGIPSDGWDLDQELAQMLSTTPSVDPVPPPLDSHRRPRRPVNRRRPRPGVQLFTGNPRVITVAILVAIITMCAVTMLYWSISYSYDQLRTIALLVVSENLAQWWPLTVYGPWLVAGLSILRASVQHRTARRSWVVMLISSGTAVALCIGQSPHSLLAMVIVGIPPITALVCFRELVGQFSSRGPKHAADTLKGPKQTRP
- a CDS encoding GPW/gp25 family protein is translated as MSERFIGRGWGFPLRVGPTGGIAMVEREREIEEAIRLVLGTAPGERPMRPEFGCGIHDYVFAPGDGATAGRIAQQVREALERWEPRIAVEDVIVAFDAIEDGTLYIDVHYTLRSTNDRRNLVFPFYTIPSEEGAEELVAD
- a CDS encoding putative baseplate assembly protein, translated to MALPSPNLDDRRFQQLVDEAKRYVQQRTPEWTDHNVSDPGVTLIETFAYMVDQLLYRLNRVPDKNYTAFLDLLGISLFPPAAASADVDFWLSAPQPDTVALPAGTEVTTAGGESDEPVVFATTDELRIVPSELTRLVTAPRTGEQTDMTGTLTEGHDIPCFQAAPEPGDALLFGLPTAVPRCIVAVRLDSRVEGVGVDPRQPPLVWEAWDGGGWQLCETSTDTTGGLNRPGEVTVHVPAGHTASVIGGTRAGWLRCRVTEAEPGQPFYSESPTVREAEVFTVGGTMSVEHAETVTGVPLGTSEGVAGQTFRLGRPPVLLDGEPPVVEVSSAEGWQRWDVVDHFGRSGPADRHVRVDATNGEFAFPPVLREPDGTLRQCGAVPPKGAQIRVARYRTGGGLAGNVARGAISVLLSSVPYIAQVTNREAARGGVAGETVENAKLRAPEVLRMQERAVTAEDYEIISRQAAPSVRRVRCLAAAEEPGAVRVLVVPDAVADEGDDRLRFEQLIPSDQVLEAITSSLDERRLIGTRLVVEPPVYQGVTVVARLATAATDTDRVRDAALDALFRHLNPLSGGPDGTGWPFGRPVQYGEIFGILQRATGNALVEEIRLFPADPITGRRGAPADRIDVAAGALVFSYQHQVVVTAMDGEGRG
- a CDS encoding alpha/beta fold hydrolase — translated: MTRTRFSRRGALRAGAAAGGLALAAGAAGGTTAHARSGRRGTTTFVVVTGASGTPGGIDALSLRGHRTVGVSLPGHGATDAQFALDYQCPQDLRSLATRPSPMAGVGLDAYTEAAVQVVRTVAEFGPVVLYGGSMGGATLNRVGNAVPQLIDRIVYDTAFCCVDLACPEDYLATPEGSTSLAGNLAALVVADPAAIGAVRINYRTADPEALAGLKELMLADASDAEFHAMLAYLQPDESLTVGNENSQVQADTWGRIPRTFIRHTEDRMIPLALQDRMIAEADRLTPRNPFDVHTVHAGHTATAEQFRQIVDILDRLPGITTSSEFQ
- a CDS encoding zinc ribbon domain-containing protein, with the protein product MRACPACGASNGSTDDFCGNCGAYLGWSEPAAPTPSAPSPTPPEQSPPTAPPEPAAPPEPPAPAPASPPPGEPESAAPPRPSSFRARLTGIGRGEPGRPSTTQPADTGSGADTAPTTDPGQDEPRNSPARSGPDEVRTGPAAPAHGSPTNGTTADPSGEPPAEPTGGSTSETTGADEPRRTDDAPPATPPVPPTAPAPPAQSIPRPRTPAASESPDPDAIVPVRPAKPVAARPVVRPVAAPDEGAGVPCPACGTPNLPERRFCRRCAAELKPTAKAAPLPWWRTVWPFRRRVRASSGGMTRFLVILLVVLALCAGGFLLMPAGRALIEDTRDKLGKAKPVTPASTEASASVPGHPAKNTTDGLSNRYWGAPATGASVTYTFRKPFRLVDVIITNGASKEPQKYALQARALQVDLEVTAEDGTTHKKELTLSDKPGDQTIATGYSDVRKVRLVLRSAVGLAQGRHLALAEVEFFQRS
- a CDS encoding phage tail protein, which translates into the protein MSRAAVPGLPSRFPIGEQLPALYANDDFAQRFTAGLDTVLAPVFATLDNLTAYLDPRVAPVDFLAWLASWVGAADDPQWPVELRREAVVRAVELHRWRGTRRGLSEALRLALGAHCDVTGDGGSWWSNTAGTELPPPPAAEILVRVWPGREARVDPVRVREIVRVMCPVHTAFRVEVLPGPPADEGR
- a CDS encoding VgrG-related protein, whose amino-acid sequence is MTGGARDGRSFAADPIVEAPSELPPVWAAQLVSCVVDENVGLPDAAVLTFRDPDHEFLKKTGITIGTPLKVSVMTVTGQARERLFNGEVTALEVDRDRTGSFTVVRAYSKAHRLQRGRKVVAYRNMTASAIVRKVAAGAGLACGTVQAAPVTYQQLSQANVSDWDFLQFLAAESGAQVRVDDKGLLQFTKPTKAAGAPAPSTSAAKNPMVLEYGRNLLALRASLSAADGAQQVEVRGWDVTTKRPLVARMPSVNSDTLVPGLSPALAARFGKASKLTVTDTPYRTQAETKAVADAVADQVSAGFGELEVVAEGNPLLRAGKPVALGNVGQAFSGKYTATAVQHILEPDGGYRTTVWVSASPDRSLTGLVTGANAPSRGPRIPGLAIGVVTDVREPGGAQSGGVKLKFPWLDDTYTTDWVRTVQWGGKGGGGVVSPEVNDEVLVGFEQGLLDSPYVIGGLYNGVDRPSPHKDPLIDKTTGKVNRRSIVLRSGHRLELLDTRAPGQSGLRLASADERLEIKVDQRRGQIELTVYAGKGGVRPLTSVLLDKKGITLDARQGDVSVSGRNVDIQGRVGVTVGGRKVDISGTSVNVTGRTGVTVDGGLLGILKAKMIKIN
- a CDS encoding alpha/beta hydrolase: MFTFDVAPAALFEERARQFTAWGIPARTVARARDGITDMWGTGPGGWVPVWGQLAREAEAAGQWLRAAHLWGAARFPALATPERHEAYERQHAAYARATAGPRLPVRFARGTMEVPLDGGTVRLPVHLMARRRSRRPGVLMLSGGVDTWKVELHRMAVATALATGLLVVCVDMPGTGEAPGPLAPDADRLLSGLVAEIRRWRPGEPVAYLGLSFGGHWAVKLAVRGVVDAAVDIGGPTGAAGPEEPIDVLGLPCGMPGILGNALGLESLPEAAEIDGMLDAFSLRRQGLLGPGADSGVPLLAANGAHDQFIPRADTTRLADRPGTTVWIVPGATHCAAEHIRPLLAACWAWLLTRPAFRRGHGRARLRQVAAGT